Proteins encoded together in one Branchiostoma lanceolatum isolate klBraLanc5 chromosome 11, klBraLanc5.hap2, whole genome shotgun sequence window:
- the LOC136445371 gene encoding pre-mRNA-splicing factor 38A-like isoform X2 — protein MANRTVKDAHSVKGTNPQYLVEKIIRSRIYESKYWKEECFGLTAELLVDKAMELKYIGGVYGGNIKPTPFLCLVLKMLQIQPEKDIIVEFIKNDEFKYVRCLGAMYMRLTGSSLDVFKYLEPLLNDYRKVKWMDSMGKLNLSHVDEYVDTLLREERICDTILPRIQGRNVLEESNTLEPRVSLLDDDLEDVESSDEETDVKESRRSPSPDYHRGSYRDLDRPRRSPSPRHRRSRSRSPHRRRSRSPRRSPSPRRHRSRSPPHRRRSRSRERRHRSRSPASRRRHRSRSASPHRSSKKHKDHKDHKEKKKDKKKDSHRDRGKGREMSRDELEIQEANALRAKLGMAPLRP, from the exons ATGGCGAACCGAACCGTGAAAGACGCTCACAGCGTCAAAGGAACAAACCCGCAGTATTTAGTGGAAAAAATCATCAGATCAAGAATCTACGAGTCCAAATACTGGAAGGAAGAATGCTTTGGTCTCACGG CCGAGCTGCTTGTAGACAAGGCCATGGAGCTGAAGTACATCGGAGGTGTGTACGGAGGGAACATCAAGCCCACACCGTTCCTCTGTCTGGTCCTGAAGATGCTACAGATCCAGCCGGAGAAGGACATCATCGTGGAGTTCATCAAGAATGATGAGTTCAA GTATGTGCGTTGTCTGGGAGCCATGTACATGCGCCTGACCGGGTCGTCGCTGGACGTCTTCAAGTACCTGGAACCTCTGCTGAACGACTACAGGAAGGTCAAGTGGATGGACAGTATGGGGA AGTTGAACTTGTCCCATGTTGATGAGTATGTTGATACCCTACTGAGAGAGGAACGCATTTGTGATACGATCCTGCCCAGAATACAG GGTCGCAATGTCTTGGAAGAGTCCAATACACTTGAGCCAAGG GTGAGTTTGCTGGACGATGACCTTGAAGATGTTGAGTCCAGCGATGAGGAGACGGATGTCAAG GAATCCAGACGATCGCCGTCCCCTGACTATCATCGTGGCAGTTACCGTGACCTGGACCGACCCCGGCGCAGCCCGTCACCACGACACCGGCGCAGCAGAAGCCGCTCTCCTCACAGAAG ACGCAGCAGATCTCCCAGAAGAAGCCCATCTCCCCGCCGACATCGTAGCCGCAGTCCTCCACACAGGCGCCGCTCCAGGTCGCGGGAGAGGAGACACAGGTCACGGTCACCAG CATCTCGCCGACGCCATCGCTCCCGATCAGCATCTCCACACAG GTCATCCAAGAAGCACAAAGACCACAAGGATCacaaagagaagaagaaggataaGAAAAAGGACAGTCACCGAGATCGAGGGAAGGGGAGAGAGATGTCACGGGATGAGTTAGAGATACAAGAGGCCAACGCCCTCCGTGCCAAACTGGGCATGGCCCCCCTCAGACCCTAG
- the LOC136445371 gene encoding pre-mRNA-splicing factor 38A-like isoform X1, whose protein sequence is MANRTVKDAHSVKGTNPQYLVEKIIRSRIYESKYWKEECFGLTAELLVDKAMELKYIGGVYGGNIKPTPFLCLVLKMLQIQPEKDIIVEFIKNDEFKYVRCLGAMYMRLTGSSLDVFKYLEPLLNDYRKVKWMDSMGKLNLSHVDEYVDTLLREERICDTILPRIQGRNVLEESNTLEPRVSLLDDDLEDVESSDEETDVKESRRSPSPDYHRGSYRDLDRPRRSPSPRHRRSRSRSPHRRRSRSPRRSPSPRRHRSRSPPHRRRSRSRERRHRSRSPVASRRRHRSRSASPHRSSKKHKDHKDHKEKKKDKKKDSHRDRGKGREMSRDELEIQEANALRAKLGMAPLRP, encoded by the exons ATGGCGAACCGAACCGTGAAAGACGCTCACAGCGTCAAAGGAACAAACCCGCAGTATTTAGTGGAAAAAATCATCAGATCAAGAATCTACGAGTCCAAATACTGGAAGGAAGAATGCTTTGGTCTCACGG CCGAGCTGCTTGTAGACAAGGCCATGGAGCTGAAGTACATCGGAGGTGTGTACGGAGGGAACATCAAGCCCACACCGTTCCTCTGTCTGGTCCTGAAGATGCTACAGATCCAGCCGGAGAAGGACATCATCGTGGAGTTCATCAAGAATGATGAGTTCAA GTATGTGCGTTGTCTGGGAGCCATGTACATGCGCCTGACCGGGTCGTCGCTGGACGTCTTCAAGTACCTGGAACCTCTGCTGAACGACTACAGGAAGGTCAAGTGGATGGACAGTATGGGGA AGTTGAACTTGTCCCATGTTGATGAGTATGTTGATACCCTACTGAGAGAGGAACGCATTTGTGATACGATCCTGCCCAGAATACAG GGTCGCAATGTCTTGGAAGAGTCCAATACACTTGAGCCAAGG GTGAGTTTGCTGGACGATGACCTTGAAGATGTTGAGTCCAGCGATGAGGAGACGGATGTCAAG GAATCCAGACGATCGCCGTCCCCTGACTATCATCGTGGCAGTTACCGTGACCTGGACCGACCCCGGCGCAGCCCGTCACCACGACACCGGCGCAGCAGAAGCCGCTCTCCTCACAGAAG ACGCAGCAGATCTCCCAGAAGAAGCCCATCTCCCCGCCGACATCGTAGCCGCAGTCCTCCACACAGGCGCCGCTCCAGGTCGCGGGAGAGGAGACACAGGTCACGGTCACCAG TAGCATCTCGCCGACGCCATCGCTCCCGATCAGCATCTCCACACAG GTCATCCAAGAAGCACAAAGACCACAAGGATCacaaagagaagaagaaggataaGAAAAAGGACAGTCACCGAGATCGAGGGAAGGGGAGAGAGATGTCACGGGATGAGTTAGAGATACAAGAGGCCAACGCCCTCCGTGCCAAACTGGGCATGGCCCCCCTCAGACCCTAG